The Parafrankia discariae genomic sequence GCACTGGGTGAAGATGACCAGGACCAGGTCGGGGGTCCGGGTGCCGCCGGCGAGGATCTGCACGCTCTGGCCGCGCCCGGTGAAGGTCAGCTTCGTTCTCCCGTCGGAACCGCCCTGCTGGAAGAACTTGTAACCGACGCCCGGCAGCGCCTGCTGGTAGAAGGCCAGGGTCGCGGCCGGGGTGACCTTGGCGAGGTTGAGCGTCGCGTCGGTCGGCTTGTTGTCGGACACGGTCACCTCCGCCCCCGGGGGAAACGGGAAATCCGCGGGAATGATGCCGGTACGCGGATCGGCGGGGGCCGACGCGGTGGGCGCCGCGGCCGCCACCGTGACCACCGGGGCCGGTGTCGCCGAACCCCCGGCCAGGCTGTCCGGGACGTCGGTTGCCCAGGTGTGCGGCACCTCGCTGGCGCTGGAGGCGCTCGCCGTGGCCGCCCCGTCGTCCGCGCCGCCCCCGCCGCACGCGGTGACCAGCAGTGCCAGCCCCACCCCGGAACAGACCATCGCGCTCCGCAGGCGCAGCCTTCCGATCCGCACTGTTCCCCCCGTTTTCAAGACCGTTCGATCTGTACACGGTCTTGTCAGCTCGCCACCCGGCCCGCGATTCACCCGTGACGTCATCCGCGACGCCGCTCGTGAAACTACCCGGACTCCGGCCGAAGTGGCGCGCCAGAATGTCCGGACACCTGCGGGGATCCCAGGATACGGGCTTGCGGGGAGGCGGCCGGTCCCGCGTCGCTCAGGCCGGTGCGACCTCCCGCACATCCTCCCGGGGGCGGGGCGCGCGGGTGGCGCCGCGCTGGCCGGGTACGGCGTCGATCAGCTCCCGGGTGTACTCGCTGCTCGGCGAGCCGAACACCGCCGCGACGGAGCCGGACTCGACCTGCCGGCCCCGGTTGAGCACCGACACCGTGTGCGAGATCCGCGCGACGACGGCCAGGTCGTGCGAGACGAACAGGTAGCTGAGGCCGAGGCGTTCCTGCAGGTCGGTCAGCAGCGCGAGGATCTGTTCCTGCACGGAGACGTCGAGCGCCGACACCGGTTCGTCGAGCAGCACCAGCTCGGGGGAGAGGGCGAGCGCGCGGGCGATGGCGACCCGCTGGCGCTGGCCGCCGGACAGCTCCGCCGGCAGCCGGTCGAGGTAGGAGCCGGGCAGCGCCACCTGGTCCAGCAGTTCCAGCGCGCGGGCCCGGCGGGTGTGCCGGTCGCCGATCCGGAACGACACCAGCGGCTCGGTGATGCTCTGCCCGACGGTGAACCGCGGGTCGAGCGAGGCGTACGGGTTCTGGTGGACGAGCTGGACCTTGCGGCGCAGCAACCGGGTCTGCTTCCAGCCCAGGCCGGTGATGTCGACGCCGTCGAGGCTGACCCGTCCCTCGGTCGCCTGCTCGAAGCCGAACGCGATGCGCAGCATCGTGGTCTTGCCGGAGCCGGACTCGCCGACGAGCGCGTGCGTGCGCCCGCGGGCCACCTCGACCGACACCCCGTCCAGGGCGAGGAACGAGCCGGCCTGCCGGCCCGGCAGCGGGTAGCGCTTGGAGACGTTCTCCAGCCGGATCACCGGGTCGGGGGTGGCGACCTGCTCGGCCGGCAGCTGGAAGCGGGGCACGATCTGGCCGCCGTGGGCCAGGCCGGGCGCGGCGGCGATGAGTCGCCTGGTGTAGTCCCGCGCCGGGCTCACCAGGATGTCGCCCGGGTGGCCCTGCTCGACGATCTCCCCGTCCTGCAGGACGACCACGCGGTCCCCGCGGTCGGCGGCGACGGCGAGGTCGTGGGTGATGATCAGCAGCGAGATCCCGGACTCGCGGACGAGCCCCTCCAGGTGGTCGAGGATCCGGCGCTGCACGGTCACGTCGAGGGCGCTGGTCGGCTCGTCGGCGATGATCAGGCGGGGCCGGCCGGCCAGGGCGATCCCGATGAGCACGCGCTGACGCAGGCCACCGGACAGTTCGTGCGGGTACTGGCGGGCGCGCAGCCGCGGGTTGTCGACGCCGGCCTGCTCGAGGAACTCGAGTACCTCGGCGTCGAGATCGTCGCCGGTCACCCCGCGCAGCCGGATCGCCTCGGCGACCTGCCCGCCGATGCGGCGGGTGGGGTTGAGCCCGACCATCGGGTCCTGCGGCACGAGCCCGACGACCCGGCCGCGCAGCCCGCGCAGCACCTTCTCCC encodes the following:
- a CDS encoding ATP-binding cassette domain-containing protein yields the protein MTAPTSPLASPLTDPSTNPPTDPLVTIRDLHVGYVRRRRTTPAVRGVDLSVGSGEIVALVGESGSGKSTIANTIIGLLPDSARVTAGSVLLHTGPGPEDGPGAVEIVGAREKVLRGLRGRVVGLVPQDPMVGLNPTRRIGGQVAEAIRLRGVTGDDLDAEVLEFLEQAGVDNPRLRARQYPHELSGGLRQRVLIGIALAGRPRLIIADEPTSALDVTVQRRILDHLEGLVRESGISLLIITHDLAVAADRGDRVVVLQDGEIVEQGHPGDILVSPARDYTRRLIAAAPGLAHGGQIVPRFQLPAEQVATPDPVIRLENVSKRYPLPGRQAGSFLALDGVSVEVARGRTHALVGESGSGKTTMLRIAFGFEQATEGRVSLDGVDITGLGWKQTRLLRRKVQLVHQNPYASLDPRFTVGQSITEPLVSFRIGDRHTRRARALELLDQVALPGSYLDRLPAELSGGQRQRVAIARALALSPELVLLDEPVSALDVSVQEQILALLTDLQERLGLSYLFVSHDLAVVARISHTVSVLNRGRQVESGSVAAVFGSPSSEYTRELIDAVPGQRGATRAPRPREDVREVAPA